A stretch of Opitutus sp. ER46 DNA encodes these proteins:
- a CDS encoding DUF47 family protein yields MLSLKKLLGKDDKFFDLLEAGAEEAKASVDLFSAYLKRIASNESHASLDDFVQTRRKEKRIRHLMTEELSRTFVTPLEREDIEALSFALYRIPKQLEKIVERLSIYPGRVPHSAFARQAELMMQAAEAVVFMVKQLRGGTHIEKIREANDRLQYAEGEADKVMLGLLKELYNGPYDAKELVILQELYEMVEQAVDRCRNAGNIVVQIVLKHS; encoded by the coding sequence ATGCTGTCCCTCAAGAAGCTCCTGGGCAAAGACGACAAGTTCTTCGACCTGCTCGAAGCCGGTGCGGAGGAGGCCAAGGCCAGTGTCGACCTGTTCTCCGCCTACCTGAAACGGATCGCGTCCAACGAATCCCACGCCTCCCTCGACGACTTCGTCCAGACGCGCCGCAAGGAGAAGCGTATCCGCCACCTGATGACCGAGGAGCTCAGCCGCACGTTCGTCACGCCGCTCGAGCGCGAGGACATCGAGGCCCTCTCCTTCGCCCTCTACCGCATCCCGAAGCAGCTCGAGAAGATCGTGGAGCGGCTCTCCATCTACCCGGGCCGCGTGCCCCACTCCGCCTTTGCCCGCCAGGCCGAGCTCATGATGCAGGCCGCCGAGGCGGTCGTGTTCATGGTGAAACAGCTCCGCGGCGGCACGCACATCGAGAAGATCCGCGAGGCCAACGACCGCCTGCAGTACGCCGAGGGCGAGGCCGACAAGGTCATGCTCGGGCTGCTCAAGGAACTCTACAACGGGCCCTACGACGCCAAGGAGCTCGTGATCCTCCAGGAGCTCTACGAGATGGTCGAACAGGCCGTCGACCGCTGCCGCAACGCCGGCAACATCGTCGTCCAGATCGTCCTGAAACACTCCTGA
- a CDS encoding inorganic phosphate transporter has translation MIFFLLVLLAALVFEYINGFHDAANAIATVVSTKVLTPRQAITLAATCDLIGAFMGTAVATTIGKGLVDTGVVTMATVFTALIAAIIWGLLTWWLALPSSSSHALIGGLCGSAVATAHDNWAVLKWSAIDASGHHIGLWPKVVLPMITSPVLGFVFGGLLMLLLTMALRKATPRIVGMIFGKAQLGSAAFMGISHGMNDAQKTMGIVTLALFTGTTAGVFNDLPAWAHFLHTPAFEIPKWVVFICAFTLAAGTSAGGWRIIRTMGHKMVKLQPVHGFAAETTAALVIHTASGIGVPVSTTHVISSSIMGVGATKRFSAVKWGLVGRIVWAWVLTLPVTGLLGYGLVHLLRATGIAQ, from the coding sequence ATGATTTTCTTCCTGCTGGTTCTCCTCGCGGCCCTCGTCTTCGAGTACATCAACGGCTTCCACGACGCGGCCAACGCGATCGCCACCGTTGTCTCGACCAAAGTCCTCACGCCGCGCCAGGCCATCACCCTGGCCGCGACCTGCGACCTCATCGGCGCCTTCATGGGCACCGCGGTCGCAACGACCATCGGCAAGGGCCTGGTCGACACCGGGGTCGTCACCATGGCGACCGTGTTCACCGCGCTCATCGCGGCGATCATCTGGGGCCTGCTGACCTGGTGGCTCGCCCTGCCCTCCAGCTCCAGCCACGCGCTGATCGGCGGCCTCTGCGGCTCCGCCGTCGCCACCGCCCACGACAACTGGGCCGTGCTCAAATGGTCGGCGATCGACGCTTCCGGCCACCACATCGGACTCTGGCCCAAGGTCGTCCTGCCGATGATCACGTCGCCCGTCCTGGGCTTCGTCTTCGGCGGCCTCCTGATGCTCCTCCTCACGATGGCGCTGCGCAAAGCCACGCCGCGCATCGTCGGCATGATCTTCGGCAAGGCCCAGCTCGGCAGCGCCGCCTTCATGGGCATCAGCCACGGCATGAACGACGCCCAGAAGACCATGGGCATCGTCACCCTCGCCCTTTTCACCGGCACAACCGCCGGCGTGTTCAACGACCTGCCGGCGTGGGCGCATTTCCTTCACACCCCGGCCTTCGAGATTCCGAAGTGGGTCGTGTTCATCTGCGCGTTCACGCTCGCGGCCGGCACCTCCGCCGGCGGCTGGCGCATCATCCGCACCATGGGGCACAAGATGGTGAAGCTGCAGCCGGTCCACGGCTTCGCCGCCGAAACCACTGCCGCCCTCGTCATTCACACCGCCTCTGGCATCGGCGTCCCCGTTTCGACGACCCACGTCATCTCCAGCTCCATCATGGGCGTCGGCGCCACCAAGCGCTTCAGCGCCGTGAAATGGGGCCTCGTCGGCCGCATCGTCTGGGCGTGGGTGCTGACGCTCCCCGTCACCGGCCTCCTCGGCTACGGACTGGTCCACCTGCTCCGCGCCACCGGGATCGCGCAGTAA
- a CDS encoding ElyC/SanA/YdcF family protein, with the protein MFFWLKKVIAYVLMPIPACFALLGVGVALLWTRRGARAGRMILTVAVLLLLVLGNGFVSTWLIRPLETQYPAAPDVTAGAAIPPALASCQFVIVLGGGNLDLADVPALTRLSGSAFQRLTEAVRLLRFLPHARLVVSGPADPRLPDRPTHATMLERAAISLGVDPGRIVRIEHARDTEDESRAVRKLAGPAPVALVTSAWHMPRSMALFRSAGVNAIACPTDYKMASYNDFHWRDCLWNVDSLERSTLAVRERIGHLWIWLRGKAG; encoded by the coding sequence ATGTTTTTCTGGCTCAAGAAGGTCATTGCTTACGTCCTGATGCCGATCCCGGCGTGCTTCGCGCTGCTGGGGGTGGGCGTCGCGCTGTTGTGGACCCGCCGCGGGGCGCGGGCGGGGCGGATGATTCTCACTGTCGCCGTGCTCCTGCTCCTGGTCCTCGGCAACGGGTTCGTCAGCACCTGGCTGATCCGACCGCTCGAAACGCAGTACCCGGCCGCGCCCGATGTCACCGCCGGCGCCGCCATCCCGCCCGCCCTCGCCTCCTGCCAGTTCGTCATTGTCCTCGGCGGCGGCAACCTCGACCTCGCCGACGTCCCCGCGCTCACCCGCCTCTCCGGCTCGGCCTTCCAGCGGCTCACCGAGGCGGTTCGACTCCTCCGCTTCCTCCCTCACGCCCGGCTCGTCGTCAGCGGCCCCGCCGATCCCCGCCTGCCCGACCGCCCCACCCACGCCACCATGCTAGAGCGCGCCGCCATCTCCCTCGGCGTCGACCCCGGCCGCATCGTTCGCATCGAACACGCCCGCGACACCGAGGACGAATCCCGCGCCGTCCGTAAACTCGCCGGCCCCGCCCCCGTCGCCCTCGTCACCTCCGCCTGGCACATGCCGCGCAGCATGGCGCTGTTCCGCAGCGCCGGCGTGAACGCCATCGCCTGCCCGACCGATTATAAAATGGCTTCCTATAACGACTTCCACTGGCGCGATTGCCTATGGAACGTCGACTCGCTCGAGCGCAGCACCCTCGCGGTCCGCGAGCGCATCGGCCACCTCTGGATCTGGCTGCGCGGCAAGGCCGGCTGA
- a CDS encoding inorganic phosphate transporter, whose product MTLFLLVLLTALAFEYINGFHDTANAIATVVSTKVLTPRQAVLWAAFWNLVGAWMGTAVAKTISSGLVDATVVTMTTLFCALMGAIVWNIFTWWLGLPSSSSHALIGGLCGAALATAGGNWSVLIWSTTNAKGAAVGLWPKVVLPMFTSPLVGFLGGALLMWLLIIVLRKVTPRVVGLVFGKAQLLSAGFMGFSHGSNDAQKTMGIITLALFTGTSTGAFKDLPNWAGFLRIQEFKDIPHWVVIVCALTMAAGTAAGGWRIIRTMGHKMVKMQPVHGFAAETTAALILHGTATLGIPVSTTHVISTSIMGVGATKRLSAVKWGVVERIIWAWVLTLPITGLLGYGLVHLSHTLGMGR is encoded by the coding sequence ATGACGCTGTTCCTGCTGGTCCTGCTGACGGCGCTCGCCTTCGAGTACATCAACGGCTTTCACGACACGGCCAACGCGATCGCCACCGTCGTCTCGACCAAGGTCCTCACGCCGCGCCAGGCCGTCCTCTGGGCCGCGTTCTGGAATCTCGTCGGCGCGTGGATGGGTACCGCGGTCGCCAAGACCATCAGCAGCGGACTCGTGGACGCCACGGTGGTCACGATGACCACACTGTTCTGCGCGCTGATGGGCGCGATCGTTTGGAACATCTTCACCTGGTGGCTCGGCCTGCCGTCCAGCTCCAGCCACGCGCTGATCGGCGGCCTGTGCGGCGCGGCCCTCGCCACCGCCGGGGGCAACTGGAGCGTCCTCATCTGGTCGACGACCAACGCCAAGGGCGCGGCCGTCGGCCTCTGGCCCAAGGTGGTCCTCCCGATGTTCACCTCGCCGTTGGTAGGCTTCCTCGGTGGCGCGCTGCTGATGTGGCTCCTCATCATCGTGCTGCGCAAGGTCACCCCGCGCGTCGTCGGCCTCGTCTTCGGCAAGGCCCAGCTCCTCAGCGCCGGTTTCATGGGCTTCAGCCACGGCTCCAACGACGCCCAGAAGACCATGGGCATCATCACGCTCGCGCTCTTCACCGGCACCTCCACCGGCGCATTCAAGGATCTGCCCAACTGGGCCGGCTTCCTGCGCATCCAGGAGTTCAAGGACATCCCGCACTGGGTCGTCATCGTCTGCGCGCTCACCATGGCGGCCGGGACCGCGGCCGGCGGCTGGCGCATCATCCGCACCATGGGACACAAGATGGTGAAGATGCAGCCCGTGCACGGCTTCGCCGCCGAGACCACCGCCGCCCTGATCCTGCACGGCACCGCCACCCTCGGTATCCCCGTTTCCACGACCCACGTCATCTCCACCTCCATCATGGGCGTCGGCGCCACCAAGCGGCTCAGCGCCGTGAAATGGGGCGTCGTCGAACGCATCATCTGGGCGTGGGTGCTCACGCTGCCGATCACCGGCCTGCTCGGTTACGGCCTCGTGCACCTGAGCCACACGCTCGGGATGGGCCGCTGA
- a CDS encoding ATP-binding protein, whose translation MLTLNLILLIALGACYLVARRRQRRLVESEQRRVRELAAQKEAFEATERTERARVEAVLDAMIEGLVVLDSERHIVLANRAAELMFGFSRMMAGGMLLEAIRHHEVDTLARRALAEPKPIEHEVRIERPEARILQISAVALHDRTGATTGAVLVFHDVTRLRRLESVRQDFVANVSHELRTPLSMIKSAAETLMDGGRDDPAITGRFLEIIDRHASRLTVLLDDLLLLSRLDSGRVGLDLRLVNVRTAVQESVDDAQILAQARSVTLANRVAGELVVQADPVRLRQVLGNLVENAIKYGRNGGAVEVTGRRVSSAMVEIAVRDDGPGIPVDAQPRIFERFFRVDKGRSREQGGTGLGLAIVKNVVQAHGGDVRVESTPGKGSTFFVTLPATEVAGQTNGVVKRGATT comes from the coding sequence CGGTTGGTGGAGTCCGAGCAGCGGCGCGTGCGGGAGCTGGCGGCGCAAAAGGAGGCGTTCGAAGCGACGGAGCGAACCGAGCGCGCGCGGGTGGAGGCCGTCCTCGACGCCATGATCGAGGGCCTGGTGGTGCTCGATTCCGAGCGGCACATCGTCCTCGCGAACCGCGCGGCCGAGCTGATGTTCGGCTTCTCGCGCATGATGGCGGGCGGGATGTTGCTGGAGGCGATCCGTCACCACGAAGTGGACACCCTGGCGCGCCGCGCGCTCGCGGAGCCGAAGCCCATTGAGCACGAAGTCCGCATCGAGCGGCCCGAAGCGCGCATCCTCCAGATCAGCGCCGTGGCGCTGCACGACCGCACCGGCGCGACCACGGGCGCGGTGCTGGTCTTTCACGACGTCACCCGGCTGCGGCGGCTGGAATCGGTGCGGCAGGATTTCGTTGCCAACGTGAGCCACGAACTGCGCACGCCGCTCTCGATGATCAAGAGTGCGGCGGAGACGCTGATGGACGGCGGCCGCGACGATCCGGCGATCACCGGGCGTTTCCTGGAGATCATCGACCGGCATGCGAGCCGGTTGACCGTGCTGCTCGACGACCTGCTGCTGCTCTCGCGGCTGGATTCCGGGCGCGTCGGCCTCGACCTCCGGCTGGTGAACGTGCGGACCGCGGTGCAGGAGTCGGTCGACGACGCGCAGATCCTGGCGCAGGCGCGGAGCGTCACGCTGGCGAATCGCGTCGCCGGCGAACTGGTCGTGCAGGCGGATCCCGTGCGGTTGCGGCAGGTGCTCGGCAACCTCGTGGAGAACGCGATCAAGTACGGGCGCAACGGCGGCGCCGTGGAGGTCACGGGCCGGCGCGTGAGCTCGGCGATGGTCGAGATCGCGGTGCGCGATGACGGCCCGGGCATCCCGGTGGACGCGCAGCCGCGGATTTTCGAGCGGTTCTTCCGCGTGGACAAAGGCCGCTCGCGCGAACAGGGCGGCACCGGCCTCGGGCTCGCGATCGTGAAGAACGTCGTCCAGGCCCACGGCGGCGACGTGCGCGTCGAGAGCACGCCCGGCAAAGGCTCGACGTTTTTTGTCACGCTGCCGGCGACGGAGGTCGCGGGACAGACCAACGGTGTCGTCAAGCGTGGGGCAACCACGTAA
- a CDS encoding DUF47 family protein, whose translation MFSLKKLLGKDDKFFDLLESGAHEAKVSVDLFSAYLKRIASVSDGSRAPLDDFVQARRNEKRIRHTVTEELSRTFVTPLEREDIEALSFSLYRIPKQVEKIVERISIYPGRLPHAALHRQAELMMQAAEAVEFMVKQLRGGTHIEKIREANARLQFAEGEADKVMLGLLKDLYNGPYDAKELVILQELYEMVEQAVDRCRNAGNVVVQIVLKHS comes from the coding sequence ATGTTCTCGCTCAAGAAGCTACTGGGGAAAGACGACAAGTTCTTTGACCTGCTCGAGTCGGGTGCGCACGAGGCGAAAGTCAGCGTGGATCTGTTTTCCGCGTATCTGAAACGCATCGCCTCCGTGAGCGATGGCTCACGCGCACCGCTGGACGACTTCGTGCAGGCCCGCCGCAACGAAAAGCGCATCCGCCACACGGTGACGGAGGAGCTCAGCCGGACGTTCGTGACCCCGCTCGAGCGCGAGGACATCGAGGCGCTGTCGTTTTCCCTCTACCGGATTCCCAAGCAGGTGGAGAAGATCGTGGAGCGCATCTCCATCTACCCGGGCCGGCTGCCGCACGCCGCGCTGCACCGCCAGGCCGAACTCATGATGCAGGCCGCCGAGGCCGTGGAGTTCATGGTCAAGCAACTCCGTGGCGGCACCCACATCGAAAAGATCCGCGAGGCCAACGCCCGCCTCCAATTTGCCGAAGGCGAGGCCGACAAGGTCATGCTCGGCCTCCTCAAGGACCTCTACAACGGGCCCTACGACGCCAAGGAACTCGTCATCCTGCAGGAGCTTTACGAGATGGTCGAACAGGCCGTCGACCGCTGCCGCAACGCCGGCAACGTCGTGGTCCAGATCGTCCTCAAACACTCGTGA